The Deinococcus reticulitermitis DNA segment CGCGTCAGCCTGGGGCGGCTTGGCCGGAGTCATGGCTGGATGCTAACGTAAATCCGGGAGCTGAAACGTTTCAGAACACGGGGGGCGAACGCATCAATGACGATGAACACGGCAGAAACAGGACCAGAGCCGCGCGCCGAGGCGGCGAGGTGGGCGGTCAGCGCAGTCTTCCTGATCAACGGCCTGCTGTACGCCACCTGGGCGGTCAGTATTCCGGGTGTGCGCGACGCGCTCGCGCTGAGTGAGGCGCAGGTGGGTGCGGCGCTGCTCGCGATCGGGATGGGCAGCCTGCTCTCGATGCCGCTCACTGGAGGCTGGACCGCGCGCTGGGGCAGCGACCGGGTGACGGCGGTGCTCGCGGTGCTCGCGATGCTCTCGCTGGTGCCGCCCTTCCTGATGCCGAACCTGCCTGCGCTGGCCGCGGCGCTCGTGCTGCTGGGCGTCTTCAACGGCGGGCTCGACGTGGCGATGAACGCCCAGGGCGTGACCGTCGAGCGCCGGCTCGGACGCGGCGTGATGAGCCGCCTGCACGCCTACTTCAGCCTCGGCGGGCTGCTCGGGGCGCTGCTGGGGACCGTGCTGGTCGGGCGTGTGCCGGCCCTGACCCATATCGGGCTCGTCGCGGCGCTGACCACCCTGGTCGCCCTTGGGGCCGGGCGGTTCCTGCTCTCCGACCGCGCGGCTCCGGTGCCTCTGGCGGCCCACCCGGGAGGCGCCAAGCGCAGACGCCCGCCCCGGTTTCTCTTTTCACCCGCAGTGCTGCTGCTCGGAAGCCTGTGCTTTCTGGGGATGCTCTCGGAAGGAGCCCACTACGACTGGGCGGCGCTGTACTTCCGCGACGTGCTGGGCGTGGCGGGTGGGCAGGCCGGGGTCGGCTACGCGGCGTTCGTCGCCACCATGACGCTGGGGCGCTGGTTTGGAGACCGCGCCCGCGCCCGCTTCGGCGACGAGCGACTGGTGCGGTCCGGGGCGCTGCTCGCCGCCGCCGGGCTGGGTCTCGCCCTGCTGTGGCCTGCGCCGCTTCCCGCCACCCTGGGCCTCGCGATCTCGGGCCTGGGGCTGAGCAACGTCGTGCCGGTGCTGTACGGCGCGGCGGGGCATGCGCTCGCGGGGCGCGGCATCGCGCAGGTCGCCACCCTCGGCTACGGCGGCTTCCTGCTCGGACCGCCGCTGATCGGGCTGATCGCCGGCGCGGCGGGGCTCAGCGCCGCCCTCGCCGTGGCCGTCGTTGGCGCCGCGCTGGTGTCCCTGCTCAGCAGACGGGCATTCGCGCTGCTGCGGGCCTGAGCGCTCCCCTCCTCCCCGCCGCCCTCTACACTCCCCCCTATGCCTCCATTCCGCCCGGCTCTGACCTACCCCGAATCCTCGCGCGGCGAGCACCACGACACCTACTCGGACGCGCACGGTCAGAGCGTCCAGGTGGCCGATCCCTACCGCTGGCTCGAAGACCCCGATTCCCCCGAGACGCGCGCCTGGGTTGAGGCCCAGAACCGCGTGACAGATACTTTTCTCGCCGAGCTGCCCGCCCGCGCCCACTACCGCGCCCGCCTCGGGGAGCTGTGGAACTTCCCCAAAGACGGGGTGCCGTGGGAGCGCGGGGGCCGCTACTTCCGCACCTTCAACCCGGGGCTGCTCAATCAGCCGCTGCTGCAAGTGGCCGACTCACCGCGCGGGCCGTGGCGCGAGTTGCTCGATCCCAACGTGCTGAGTGGAGACGGCACGGTCGCCCTGATGGGCGCCGAGGTCAGCGACGACGGCAAAACACTCGCCTACGCCACCCAGAGCGGCGGCAGCGACTGGCTGACCTGGCAGGTGCGCGAGGTGGAGGGCGGCGCCGAGCCGGATCAGCCGCTGCGCTGGAGCAAGTTCAGTGGCGCGGCGTGGCTCCCGGACGGCAGCGGCTTTTTCTACTCGGCTTACGACGCCCCGCAGGCCGGTGAGGGCTCAGGTGAGGCCCTGACCAGCGCCAACCGCAACCAACGGCTGATGTTTCACCGCCTCGGTCAGGCCCAGGAGCATGACGAACTTGTCCTGAGTCGCCCCGACCAGCCCGACTGGGGCTTTTCCGGACGGGTCAGCGAGGACGGACGCTGGCTGCTCGTCAGCGTGTGGTTGGGCACCAGCCCCAAAAATCAGCTCTGGGTGCGCCGCCTGACCGGGTCTGGCCCAGGCGCAGGCGGGTTCAGTGAGGTCGTGGCCGACTTCCATGCAGGCTTTCAGGTCGTGGGCAGCGAGGGCGACACCCTCTTTCTCCTCACCGACGAAGACGCGCCCTTAGGGAAACTGCTTGCCTGGAACGTGACCACCGGCGAGCGGCGCGACCTGATTCCCGAGGGGCCGGACAAGCTCGAGCAGGTCCTGACTGTTCCAGAGGGCTTTCTCGCGGTCACGCTGCGCGACGCCAGCCACCGCCTCGCCCTGCACGGGCGCACGGGCGAGCGCATACGCGAGATCGAACTTCCTTCGCTCGGCACGCTGACGCTCAGCGGGCAAGCCGGGAGCCGCGAGGTCTTTCTCGGCTTCACGTCCTTCCTGTTTCCGACGCGGCCCTACCGCCTCGAGCTGCCGGCGGGCGACCTCGAACCGCTCGCGGCGCCGGCCACCACGTTCAATCCGGACGCCTACGAGGTCACGCAGGACTTCGCGACGAGCAAAGACGGCACCCGCGTGCCACTGTTCATTGTCGCGCGGCGCGGCGCTTCCCGTGACGGCTCGAACCGCACGCTGCTGTACGCCTACGGGGGGTTTGGCATCAGCTTGACGCCGGTCTTCAGTCCATCGCGCCTCGCGTGGCTGGAGCGTGGCGGGGTGTTCGTGCAGGCCAATCTGCGCGGTGGCGGCGAGTACGGCGAGGGGTGGCACGAGGCGGGCACCCTCACGGCCAAGCAGAACGTCTTCGACGACTTTATCGCGGTGGCCGAGCACCTCACCGCTCAGGGCTGGACCACCCCGGAGCGGCTCGCGATTCAGGGCGGCAGCAACGGCGGCCTGCTCGTGGGGGCCGCGATCACCCAGCGCCCGGAGCTGTTCGGGGCGGCGGTCGCGCAGGTCGGCGTGCTCGATATGCTGCGCTACCAGCACTTCACCATCGGCTGGGCCTGGGCGAGCGACTACGGACGCAGCGACGACCCCGCGATGTTTGACACCCTGCGCGCCTACTCGCCGCTGCACAACCTGAAAGAGGGCACCTCCTATCCCGCCACCCTGATCACGACAGGGGACCACGACGACCGGGTGGTGCCGGCGCACTCGTACAAGTTCGCCGCCGAACTTCAGCGGGTGCAAGCGGGCGCGGCGCCCACCCTGATCCGCATCCAGACGCGTGGCGGCCACGGCGCCGGCAAACCCACCGCCCTCGTGATCGAGGAAGCCGCCGACATCTGGGCGTTCCTCGAAGGAGTGCTCGAGGGAGACTAAAGGGAGGGCGCTGCCTCCACCCCGAGCAGCGCCGCGAGGCCCCCCGCGTAGCCCGCATCCAGCCGCCGCCACTCCGGTGGAAACGGCTGGGTGCGGGTCACGTCGTTGGGGACCACGACCACCGGCATCCCGGCGGCGACGGCGGCGGCAGCTCCGTTCAGGCTGTCTTCCACCGCGAGGCACTCGGAAGCGTGCACGCCGAGGCGAGCAGCGGCCAGCAGGTAGAGCTCGGGGTCAGGCTTGACCCGGCGCACGTCGTCGCGGGTCGCCATCACCTCGAACAGCTCGGCGAGGCGGTGCTGCTCCAGCCAGCGCGTGACCCAGGCGCGGTCGCTGCTCGTGGCGAGGGCGAGGCGCAGCCCGGCGTCCCGCACGCCTTCCAGCACGGCGCGCACGCCGGGGCGCAGGTCCTGCTCGGCGAGGTCCGAGACGATGCGGTCGTGGAGGGCGGCCCGCACCTGCTCGCGGTCAGCCTGCACATGCTCGGGAAGCCCCAGCCAGGGGTCGAAGGCGTCCCAGGTGCCGATACCGCTCTGCCAGTCGCTGAGCGAGAGTTCGCGCCCATGGGTACGGTAGAGCTCTTGCCAGCGTGCAAATTCACGGGTTTCGGTGTCGAGGATGGTGCCATCGAAGTCGAAGACCACGGCGCGCAGGCCGGGCGGCAGCGTGAGCGGTGCAGGCATCATCCTCGCAGTGTAGGGGTCAGGGGCGGGAACGGCGCGGTGCCGGGGCTGTTCGTGGGCGCAGCCTTCATTCAGGCTCTCCTCCTTTCGGCGGACCCCAAGCGGCGTCTGCGCCGGGTAGGCTGGGCAGGTTATGGCCGACTGGATTCAAAACTTGATGGACAGCATGGGGTATTTCGGCATCCTGTTCCTGATGATCGTGGAAAATGTGTTTCCGCCTATTCCCAGCGAATTGATCATGCCTTCTGCCGGCTTCGCGGCGGCGCGCGGCGACATGAACCTCGTGGTGGTCGTGCTGATGGGGACCCTCGGCAGCGTCCTCGGCACCCTGCCGCTGTATTACCTCGGGCGGGCCTTCGGTGAAAAGAGACTGATGGAGTGGGCCGACAAGCACGGCAAATGGCTGACCCTCAGCGGCAAGGACATCAAGCAGGCCGACGACTGGTTTGACCGCCACGGC contains these protein-coding regions:
- a CDS encoding MFS transporter, whose translation is MTMNTAETGPEPRAEAARWAVSAVFLINGLLYATWAVSIPGVRDALALSEAQVGAALLAIGMGSLLSMPLTGGWTARWGSDRVTAVLAVLAMLSLVPPFLMPNLPALAAALVLLGVFNGGLDVAMNAQGVTVERRLGRGVMSRLHAYFSLGGLLGALLGTVLVGRVPALTHIGLVAALTTLVALGAGRFLLSDRAAPVPLAAHPGGAKRRRPPRFLFSPAVLLLGSLCFLGMLSEGAHYDWAALYFRDVLGVAGGQAGVGYAAFVATMTLGRWFGDRARARFGDERLVRSGALLAAAGLGLALLWPAPLPATLGLAISGLGLSNVVPVLYGAAGHALAGRGIAQVATLGYGGFLLGPPLIGLIAGAAGLSAALAVAVVGAALVSLLSRRAFALLRA
- a CDS encoding prolyl oligopeptidase family serine peptidase — encoded protein: MPPFRPALTYPESSRGEHHDTYSDAHGQSVQVADPYRWLEDPDSPETRAWVEAQNRVTDTFLAELPARAHYRARLGELWNFPKDGVPWERGGRYFRTFNPGLLNQPLLQVADSPRGPWRELLDPNVLSGDGTVALMGAEVSDDGKTLAYATQSGGSDWLTWQVREVEGGAEPDQPLRWSKFSGAAWLPDGSGFFYSAYDAPQAGEGSGEALTSANRNQRLMFHRLGQAQEHDELVLSRPDQPDWGFSGRVSEDGRWLLVSVWLGTSPKNQLWVRRLTGSGPGAGGFSEVVADFHAGFQVVGSEGDTLFLLTDEDAPLGKLLAWNVTTGERRDLIPEGPDKLEQVLTVPEGFLAVTLRDASHRLALHGRTGERIREIELPSLGTLTLSGQAGSREVFLGFTSFLFPTRPYRLELPAGDLEPLAAPATTFNPDAYEVTQDFATSKDGTRVPLFIVARRGASRDGSNRTLLYAYGGFGISLTPVFSPSRLAWLERGGVFVQANLRGGGEYGEGWHEAGTLTAKQNVFDDFIAVAEHLTAQGWTTPERLAIQGGSNGGLLVGAAITQRPELFGAAVAQVGVLDMLRYQHFTIGWAWASDYGRSDDPAMFDTLRAYSPLHNLKEGTSYPATLITTGDHDDRVVPAHSYKFAAELQRVQAGAAPTLIRIQTRGGHGAGKPTALVIEEAADIWAFLEGVLEGD
- a CDS encoding HAD-IA family hydrolase, whose translation is MMPAPLTLPPGLRAVVFDFDGTILDTETREFARWQELYRTHGRELSLSDWQSGIGTWDAFDPWLGLPEHVQADREQVRAALHDRIVSDLAEQDLRPGVRAVLEGVRDAGLRLALATSSDRAWVTRWLEQHRLAELFEVMATRDDVRRVKPDPELYLLAAARLGVHASECLAVEDSLNGAAAAVAAGMPVVVVPNDVTRTQPFPPEWRRLDAGYAGGLAALLGVEAAPSL
- a CDS encoding DedA family protein, with amino-acid sequence MADWIQNLMDSMGYFGILFLMIVENVFPPIPSELIMPSAGFAAARGDMNLVVVVLMGTLGSVLGTLPLYYLGRAFGEKRLMEWADKHGKWLTLSGKDIKQADDWFDRHGTKAVLFGRMVPGIRSLLSLPAGMSEMPMVKFLIYSAIGSALWSGALATAGYLLGENYDQVEQYIGPASRIILGVVVIAAVVWFIRRRQAAGRNEA